Proteins co-encoded in one Hymenobacter swuensis DY53 genomic window:
- a CDS encoding GDP-mannose 4,6-dehydratase: MASILVTGCAGFIGSHLAERLLRDGHRVVGLDNFDPFYDRSRKQQNLAGCLAHARFSFHEADLRHGLDALVDALPADPIDVVVHLAAKAGVGPSVQQPVAYLENNVLGTTHLLEWMRQRDIQKLFFASSSSVYGNTREQPFREDMNLLSTCISPYAASKLSGEQLTYTYHHLHGLDVLNARFFTVYGPRQRPDLAIHKFVRLLQTGQPIPVFGDGTTARDYTFVLDTVDGIARGVDYLLGHTGVYDTLNLGNNRPVPLLELIRAVGEAVGVEPQLEFRPMQAGDVDITYADISKAQRLLGYAPQTTLTEGLAEFVRWLNTREVAAV; the protein is encoded by the coding sequence ATGGCTTCCATTCTGGTAACGGGCTGCGCGGGCTTCATTGGCTCGCATCTGGCCGAGCGCCTGCTCCGCGACGGGCACCGCGTGGTTGGGCTCGATAATTTCGACCCGTTTTATGACCGCTCCCGCAAGCAGCAAAACCTGGCCGGCTGCCTGGCTCATGCCCGCTTTAGCTTCCACGAAGCCGACCTGCGCCACGGCCTCGACGCGCTGGTAGACGCCCTGCCCGCCGACCCGATTGACGTGGTGGTGCACCTGGCCGCCAAGGCTGGCGTGGGGCCCTCGGTGCAGCAGCCCGTGGCCTACCTGGAAAACAACGTCCTCGGGACCACCCACCTGCTGGAATGGATGCGGCAGCGCGATATTCAAAAGCTGTTTTTTGCCTCCTCCTCGTCGGTGTACGGCAATACCCGTGAGCAGCCCTTCCGGGAGGATATGAACTTGCTATCGACCTGCATTTCGCCCTACGCCGCCTCCAAGCTCAGCGGAGAGCAGCTCACTTACACCTACCATCACCTGCACGGCCTGGATGTGCTCAATGCCCGGTTCTTTACCGTGTACGGCCCCCGCCAGCGTCCCGACCTGGCCATCCATAAGTTCGTGCGGCTGCTACAGACCGGACAGCCCATTCCGGTTTTCGGCGACGGCACCACGGCCCGTGACTACACCTTCGTGCTGGACACTGTGGACGGCATTGCCCGGGGCGTGGACTATCTGCTCGGGCACACGGGCGTATACGACACCCTCAACCTGGGCAACAACCGCCCCGTGCCCCTGCTGGAGCTGATCCGGGCCGTGGGCGAAGCCGTGGGCGTGGAGCCGCAGCTGGAGTTCCGACCCATGCAGGCCGGCGACGTGGACATCACCTACGCCGATATCAGCAAGGCCCAGCGCCTGCTGGGCTACGCCCCCCAGACTACTCTGACCGAAGGACTGGCGGAGTTTGTACGCTGGCTGAACACACGGGAAGTAGCGGCCGTTTGA
- a CDS encoding glycosyltransferase family 2 protein: MSAAPDRAAYLASQSLTVLVPVYNEEESLGQFVVEMDKFLAETPVATTVLFVNDGSTDGSVAILREVCRQKPQYEFISLSQNRGLSTAVKAGIDHARTTLIGYIDSDIQTTPLDFLTFFEFLPEFDMVNGIRAKRQDTFVKKMSSLVANTVRRTLINDGIQDTGCPLKIIKTEHARRIPLFHGMHRFLGALVQLQGGKVKQLPVRHFPRFAGTAKYNLWNRAWKPLVDTFGFRWIRSRWKNYEIGEAHRQEAAVAAGAGK; this comes from the coding sequence ATGTCTGCTGCTCCCGACCGCGCCGCTTATCTCGCCTCCCAAAGTCTGACGGTGCTGGTGCCCGTGTATAACGAAGAAGAAAGTCTGGGGCAGTTTGTGGTGGAAATGGACAAGTTTCTGGCCGAAACGCCGGTGGCCACTACCGTGCTGTTCGTTAACGACGGCTCTACCGACGGCTCCGTTGCCATTCTGCGCGAGGTATGCCGGCAGAAGCCCCAGTACGAGTTCATCAGCCTGAGCCAGAACCGGGGCCTGAGCACCGCCGTGAAAGCCGGCATCGACCACGCCCGCACCACCCTCATCGGCTACATCGACTCCGACATTCAGACGACGCCGCTGGATTTCCTGACCTTCTTTGAATTCCTGCCCGAGTTTGACATGGTGAACGGCATCCGGGCCAAGCGGCAGGATACGTTTGTCAAGAAGATGTCGTCGCTGGTGGCCAATACCGTGCGCCGCACGCTCATCAACGACGGCATTCAGGACACGGGCTGCCCGCTGAAAATCATCAAGACCGAGCATGCCCGCCGGATTCCGCTGTTTCACGGCATGCACCGTTTCCTGGGGGCGCTGGTGCAGCTGCAGGGCGGCAAAGTCAAGCAGCTGCCGGTGCGCCACTTCCCGCGGTTTGCGGGCACGGCCAAATACAACCTCTGGAACCGGGCCTGGAAGCCGCTGGTGGATACGTTCGGCTTCCGCTGGATCCGCAGCCGCTGGAAGAACTACGAAATCGGGGAGGCCCACCGCCAGGAGGCGGCGGTGGCAGCAGGAGCAGGCAAGTAA
- a CDS encoding tetratricopeptide repeat protein codes for MKKIILTLVAAAALHTVSAQNSAVTNAILFQKQGTLDKARAEIDKAITNEKTQGKAKTWYTRGEVYEGIVASPIYGKTMPATEATKTAFESYSKAVSLEGKDSEYGKMATAKLDGLYGLALNSGVESYNGKDFAKAIDSYRMAQQIRPQDTTAYLYAAYAAEANQDFGGAKEMYGKLQGIGYKTPQMYGRMLQIARQEKDDAAARKVVQDALVAFPTNKGFMLEDLNMELSAGRGKEAIGKIEKAIAADPTNSNLYAVLGSVYDQDKQPAKALEAYKKAVEVDPANFDANFNLGVYNYNKAADLYTKASKMSLAEYQKSGKKFEADGKKYFQESLPYFEKALQTQPDDRAVISSLQKAYLRVGRTADSERMAAKLDAQKK; via the coding sequence ATGAAGAAGATCATCTTGACCCTGGTAGCTGCCGCCGCGCTACACACCGTGTCGGCCCAGAACTCGGCCGTTACCAACGCCATTCTGTTTCAGAAGCAAGGCACCCTTGATAAGGCCCGCGCTGAAATTGACAAGGCCATCACCAATGAGAAAACCCAGGGTAAAGCCAAAACCTGGTATACCCGTGGCGAAGTCTACGAAGGTATCGTAGCCAGTCCGATTTATGGTAAGACGATGCCCGCTACGGAAGCCACCAAAACGGCTTTTGAGTCGTATTCCAAAGCCGTCAGCCTGGAAGGTAAAGACAGTGAGTACGGCAAAATGGCTACTGCCAAACTCGATGGCCTATATGGTCTGGCGCTGAATTCCGGGGTAGAAAGCTACAACGGCAAGGATTTCGCCAAGGCCATCGACTCGTATCGGATGGCCCAGCAGATTCGTCCGCAGGATACGACGGCGTATTTGTATGCTGCTTACGCGGCTGAAGCAAACCAGGACTTTGGCGGGGCGAAGGAAATGTATGGCAAGCTCCAGGGAATTGGTTACAAGACGCCCCAGATGTACGGCCGTATGTTGCAGATTGCCCGGCAGGAGAAAGACGATGCTGCCGCCCGCAAAGTTGTGCAGGACGCGCTGGTTGCTTTTCCAACTAACAAAGGCTTCATGCTGGAAGACCTGAACATGGAACTGAGCGCCGGTCGTGGCAAGGAAGCTATTGGCAAAATTGAAAAAGCCATTGCCGCTGACCCCACCAACTCCAACCTGTACGCGGTGCTAGGTTCCGTATACGACCAGGATAAGCAGCCCGCCAAGGCATTGGAAGCGTATAAGAAAGCGGTAGAAGTGGATCCTGCCAACTTTGATGCAAACTTCAACCTGGGTGTATACAACTATAACAAAGCGGCTGACCTGTATACCAAAGCCAGCAAAATGAGCTTAGCTGAGTACCAGAAGTCAGGCAAGAAGTTTGAAGCTGATGGCAAGAAGTATTTCCAGGAGTCACTACCATACTTTGAAAAAGCTCTGCAGACGCAGCCAGATGATCGGGCTGTTATTTCTTCCCTGCAGAAAGCGTACCTGCGGGTAGGCCGCACAGCCGACTCGGAGCGGATGGCTGCTAAGTTGGATGCACAGAAGAAATAG
- a CDS encoding glycerophosphodiester phosphodiesterase — protein MTSVTPLLTWPVVLAVSGLSWQAAPAVSAHPADAPPAEQAQRRPLVIGHAGSGFFHPLFNPLPPSSLRSINRALRHGADGVEVDIRLSQDSIPVLYHDNSLSSMTDGTGCVSQTPAATLTTLHYRGGWPYDWFQHEKLLTFETLLKTFAKQSGFPYLHLDLHEDDDCNGNDPARSQALARRLRDLLLQYRVPPGRVLILTNRASTLVYLRQILPSVPLGLEMGADFVAGVATLRSLPTVQMAVLHKNDLTPERAAQVHALGKEVVVFGGRSAKAVSRVVAAGTDAYEVDNVRRLQAALRRQDD, from the coding sequence ATGACAAGTGTTACGCCCCTGCTTACCTGGCCCGTGGTGCTGGCCGTGAGTGGGCTGAGCTGGCAGGCGGCCCCGGCCGTTTCTGCTCATCCGGCCGATGCCCCGCCCGCAGAGCAGGCCCAGCGGCGGCCTTTGGTTATCGGGCATGCCGGTTCCGGGTTCTTTCATCCGTTGTTTAACCCGTTGCCACCCAGCAGCCTCCGCAGCATCAACCGGGCGCTGCGCCACGGGGCCGATGGGGTAGAAGTGGATATTCGCCTGAGTCAGGACAGCATTCCGGTGCTCTACCACGATAATTCTCTCAGCTCCATGACCGATGGCACGGGCTGCGTGAGTCAGACCCCGGCCGCCACGCTCACCACGCTGCACTACCGGGGGGGCTGGCCGTATGACTGGTTTCAGCACGAAAAGCTGCTGACGTTTGAAACCTTGCTGAAGACCTTCGCTAAGCAGTCGGGATTCCCTTATCTGCACCTGGATCTGCACGAGGATGATGACTGCAACGGCAACGACCCGGCCCGTAGCCAGGCCCTGGCGCGCCGGCTGCGCGACTTGCTGCTGCAGTACCGGGTGCCGCCCGGGCGGGTCCTGATTCTGACTAACCGGGCCAGTACCCTGGTGTATCTGCGCCAGATACTGCCGTCCGTACCGTTGGGTCTGGAAATGGGCGCTGATTTCGTGGCGGGCGTGGCCACGCTCCGTAGCCTGCCCACTGTGCAGATGGCCGTGCTGCACAAAAATGATCTGACGCCTGAACGAGCTGCACAGGTGCACGCGCTGGGTAAGGAGGTGGTCGTATTCGGTGGGCGTTCAGCCAAAGCCGTCAGCCGGGTCGTAGCGGCCGGCACGGATGCGTATGAAGTCGATAATGTGCGGCGGTTGCAGGCCGCGTTGCGACGACAGGATGATTAA
- a CDS encoding ArnT family glycosyltransferase, producing the protein MDVQQVSRSRWGRLLTILGVCGVSFFLHGSAPAVSLMESRNFVAAREMVAGGSWLIPTMNGELRLAKPPLPTWAVAAVQQLTGPTEDLGLLRWPAALAATLLVLFFWGLVRELTRTAPGEAVNPGRTAWLSALVLASSLLVVTTGREGQWDIFANSLMVGGLWLLVRGWQRPRHGWVSLFGAGLLIGLSILSKGPVPLYGLLLPFLLAYLVRQPQHRQLVARQGWSTAVAAVVALVVGGSWPVYIWLEVAPTALRVARIETASWGNRHVQPVWYYWSFFAFTGLWALVALAALVKPYAQRRAEQYIPYVVALTWLVAGLILLSLVPEKKERYMLPLMPPLALLVTGLLRYWESTPRFEWRRPDLALVRGWGALLALVCVALPVAMAVLGLPGFGVGSTQFTAAVVLFGGLAIWISWQGVRLARPVVVMAGTLTVMGSLLALLMPVYPVWEGRRDTRGLSHVQDMRRLPAVAGVASWRSLDTLHVKQVWGAGRAVPVWHPTLDSLAQLQQPVVVLSGSLVGSRLPTGWSRFVHAQVVDSFYLGRGRESGRWLVSRIDPI; encoded by the coding sequence ATGGATGTACAGCAAGTGAGCCGTTCCCGTTGGGGGCGGCTTCTGACGATTTTGGGGGTATGTGGGGTGAGCTTTTTTCTGCACGGCAGCGCGCCGGCCGTAAGCCTGATGGAGTCGCGCAACTTTGTGGCGGCCCGCGAAATGGTAGCGGGCGGCTCCTGGCTGATTCCCACTATGAATGGGGAGCTTCGGCTGGCCAAGCCGCCACTACCTACATGGGCCGTAGCGGCAGTGCAGCAGCTGACTGGCCCCACTGAAGACCTGGGTCTGCTGCGCTGGCCGGCGGCGTTGGCGGCTACGCTGCTGGTGCTCTTCTTCTGGGGCCTGGTGCGGGAGCTGACGCGCACTGCCCCCGGTGAGGCGGTCAACCCCGGCCGCACGGCCTGGCTATCCGCCCTGGTGCTGGCCAGTAGCCTTTTGGTGGTTACCACGGGGCGGGAAGGGCAGTGGGATATTTTTGCCAACAGCCTTATGGTGGGCGGACTGTGGTTGCTGGTGCGGGGCTGGCAACGCCCCCGGCACGGGTGGGTGAGTCTGTTTGGAGCCGGCCTGCTGATTGGGCTATCCATCCTTAGCAAGGGCCCGGTTCCCTTATATGGTCTATTGCTACCGTTTCTGCTGGCCTATCTGGTGCGGCAGCCGCAGCACCGCCAACTGGTGGCTCGGCAGGGGTGGAGTACGGCGGTAGCGGCCGTGGTAGCTTTGGTGGTAGGCGGTAGCTGGCCAGTTTACATCTGGTTGGAAGTAGCCCCCACTGCCCTGCGCGTCGCGCGTATCGAAACGGCCTCCTGGGGTAACCGGCACGTGCAGCCGGTGTGGTATTACTGGTCGTTCTTTGCTTTTACCGGTCTGTGGGCACTGGTTGCATTGGCGGCTTTGGTAAAGCCCTACGCGCAGCGCCGGGCCGAGCAGTATATTCCTTACGTGGTGGCCCTGACCTGGCTGGTCGCTGGCCTGATACTGCTGAGTCTGGTGCCGGAGAAGAAAGAGCGGTATATGCTGCCCCTGATGCCGCCGCTGGCCCTGTTGGTAACCGGCCTGCTGCGGTACTGGGAAAGTACCCCCCGGTTTGAGTGGCGGCGGCCGGATCTGGCGTTGGTACGTGGGTGGGGGGCGTTGCTGGCGTTGGTATGCGTGGCTCTGCCGGTTGCCATGGCCGTGCTGGGCCTACCGGGTTTTGGCGTTGGCTCGACCCAGTTTACAGCGGCTGTAGTGCTGTTTGGAGGGCTGGCCATCTGGATTAGCTGGCAGGGCGTCCGTCTGGCCCGGCCCGTTGTGGTAATGGCCGGCACGCTTACCGTGATGGGAAGTCTGTTGGCGCTGCTGATGCCGGTGTATCCGGTGTGGGAGGGACGGCGCGATACGCGGGGGTTGTCGCATGTGCAGGATATGCGTCGGTTGCCGGCAGTAGCGGGGGTAGCAAGCTGGCGTAGTCTGGATACGTTGCACGTCAAGCAGGTGTGGGGGGCCGGCCGGGCCGTACCGGTCTGGCATCCCACGCTCGATTCGCTGGCACAGCTTCAGCAGCCGGTGGTTGTGCTTTCCGGTTCTCTGGTCGGTTCCCGACTCCCAACCGGCTGGTCCCGGTTTGTGCACGCGCAGGTGGTGGATAGCTTTTATCTGGGTCGGGGCCGGGAGTCAGGCCGCTGGCTTGTTTCCCGGATAGATCCTATATAG
- a CDS encoding HD domain-containing protein, translated as MSASLLPAPEQLVIDHTAEFIREKFLHEGSGHDWEHIRRVWQVARALAAQTPSADALVTELAALLHDVADWKFHDGDEEAGPRAARRWLESQHVAEPVIQRVEAVIREISFKGLGVATPMSTVEGELVQDADRLDAIGAIGVARAFAYGGHKGRPLHDPTVPPVVHESFESYKRNVAPTINHFYEKLLHLRERLNTPAARRVAEERHAFMEQFLTQFLREWDSQDVAQS; from the coding sequence ATGTCTGCTTCTTTGCTGCCAGCCCCTGAGCAACTGGTCATTGACCATACTGCCGAATTTATTCGGGAGAAATTCCTGCACGAAGGCTCCGGCCACGACTGGGAACACATCCGCCGGGTGTGGCAGGTGGCCCGGGCCCTGGCAGCTCAGACGCCCTCGGCCGATGCGCTGGTAACGGAACTGGCCGCCCTGCTGCACGACGTGGCCGACTGGAAATTTCATGACGGTGACGAAGAAGCCGGTCCCCGGGCTGCCCGCCGGTGGCTGGAAAGCCAGCATGTAGCGGAGCCAGTTATCCAGCGGGTAGAGGCCGTCATTCGCGAAATCAGCTTTAAGGGCCTGGGAGTGGCCACGCCCATGAGTACGGTGGAAGGGGAATTGGTGCAGGATGCCGACCGGCTCGATGCCATTGGGGCCATTGGGGTAGCCCGAGCCTTTGCGTACGGCGGCCACAAGGGCCGCCCCCTGCACGACCCCACGGTGCCGCCCGTGGTGCATGAGTCGTTTGAAAGCTACAAGCGGAATGTAGCGCCCACTATCAACCACTTCTACGAGAAGCTGCTGCACCTGCGCGAGCGGCTTAATACACCCGCCGCCCGCCGCGTGGCCGAGGAGCGCCACGCCTTTATGGAACAGTTTCTGACGCAGTTCCTGCGCGAGTGGGACAGCCAGGATGTGGCCCAATCCTAA
- the gyrA gene encoding DNA gyrase subunit A, which yields MAEGEKIIPINIEDEMRGAYIDYSMSVIISRALPDVRDGLKPVHRRVLYGMSDLGVSYNKSYKKSARIVGEVLGKYHPHGDSSVYDTMVRMAQEWSLRYPLVDGQGNFGSIDGDSPAAMRYTEARLKRLSDELLGDLDKDTVDFQPNFDDSLEEPSVLPAKFPNLLVNGTTGIAVGMATNMAPHNLTEVVDGIIAYLANSDITIAELMEHVTAPDFPTGGIIYGYEGVKQAFETGRGRVVMRAKAHFEVLPSGKEQIIVTEIPYMVNKASMIEKTAALINEKKIEGIADLRDESDRDGMRIVYDLKRDAMPTVVLNNLYKYTQLQSSFGVNNVALVKGRPMTLNLKDLIHHFVDHRADVVVRRTRYELAEAQKRAHILEGLLIALDHLDEVIKLIRGSRDGDVARAQLIERFSLSEVQARAILDMRLQRLTGLERDKLMQEFNDLMALIDHLKAVLASDEMQRDIIRQELIDIKDRYGDARRTSIEYAGGDFSMEDMIADESMVITISREGYIKRTALDEYRAQGRGGVGARGAASKQDDFTEHLFVATTHEYLLFFTEAGRVFWLKVYEVPEGGKNTKGRPIQNLIEIPREDSVRSVLNVRGLRDPDYLDNTFLMFCTEQGTVKKTPLEAYSRPRTAGINAITINEGDRLLDVQLLNGNSEVVLALRSGRAVRFPDEKVRSMGRTAAGVRGITLSEEMADDRVVGMVCLDKDSQDELLVVSENGYGKRSPLEEYRITNRGGKGVRAMKLTDKTGQLVTIKTVNDTDDLMIINKSGITIRLRMSELRSIGRATQGVRLLKISSGDEISSVAKVAAEEKEIELETDGTEAVTLNGSPDEEGPVSLPDTDLTDLTDPESISAN from the coding sequence ATGGCGGAAGGCGAAAAGATCATTCCGATAAACATTGAAGACGAGATGCGTGGGGCCTACATCGACTATTCGATGTCGGTTATCATCTCCCGGGCACTGCCCGATGTGCGTGACGGCCTTAAGCCCGTACACCGCCGCGTGCTCTATGGCATGTCGGACCTGGGCGTTTCCTACAACAAGTCCTATAAGAAGAGCGCCCGTATCGTGGGGGAAGTGCTCGGTAAGTACCATCCCCACGGTGACTCCTCGGTATATGACACCATGGTGCGCATGGCCCAGGAGTGGAGTCTGCGCTATCCGCTGGTGGATGGTCAGGGAAACTTCGGCAGCATCGACGGTGACTCGCCGGCCGCTATGCGCTACACCGAGGCCCGCCTCAAGCGCCTCTCCGACGAGCTGCTGGGCGACTTGGACAAGGATACGGTAGATTTCCAGCCCAACTTCGATGACTCCCTGGAGGAGCCGTCGGTGCTGCCGGCTAAGTTCCCGAACCTGCTGGTAAACGGTACCACCGGTATTGCCGTGGGTATGGCCACCAATATGGCCCCGCATAACCTCACGGAGGTGGTAGACGGCATCATTGCCTACCTGGCCAACTCCGATATCACCATTGCCGAGCTGATGGAGCACGTAACGGCTCCCGACTTTCCCACGGGCGGTATCATCTACGGCTACGAGGGCGTGAAGCAGGCCTTTGAGACGGGCCGGGGCCGGGTAGTGATGCGGGCCAAGGCGCACTTTGAAGTCTTGCCATCGGGCAAGGAGCAGATTATCGTGACCGAAATTCCCTATATGGTGAACAAGGCTTCGATGATTGAAAAGACGGCCGCGTTGATCAACGAGAAGAAAATTGAGGGTATTGCCGACCTGCGCGACGAATCGGACCGCGACGGGATGCGTATTGTGTACGACCTGAAGCGGGACGCAATGCCCACGGTGGTACTTAATAACCTGTATAAGTACACCCAGCTGCAAAGCTCGTTCGGCGTCAACAACGTGGCCCTGGTAAAAGGCCGCCCGATGACGCTTAACCTCAAGGACCTGATTCACCATTTCGTAGATCACCGGGCCGATGTAGTCGTGCGCCGGACCCGCTACGAGCTGGCCGAAGCCCAGAAGCGCGCCCACATCCTGGAAGGTCTGCTTATTGCGCTGGACCACCTCGACGAGGTAATTAAGCTGATCCGGGGCTCCCGCGACGGGGACGTGGCGCGGGCTCAGCTCATTGAGCGGTTCTCGCTGAGCGAAGTGCAGGCCCGGGCCATTCTGGATATGCGCCTGCAGCGCCTCACCGGCCTGGAGCGTGACAAGCTCATGCAGGAGTTCAACGACCTGATGGCTCTCATTGACCACCTGAAGGCCGTGCTGGCCTCGGACGAGATGCAGCGGGATATCATCCGCCAGGAGCTTATCGACATTAAGGACCGTTACGGCGACGCCCGTCGTACCAGCATCGAGTACGCCGGTGGCGACTTCTCGATGGAGGATATGATTGCCGATGAAAGCATGGTGATTACCATCTCGCGCGAAGGCTACATCAAGCGCACGGCGCTGGATGAGTACCGGGCGCAGGGTCGGGGAGGAGTAGGGGCCCGTGGGGCGGCTTCCAAGCAGGATGACTTTACGGAGCACCTGTTTGTGGCCACTACCCACGAGTACCTACTGTTCTTCACCGAAGCTGGCCGCGTATTCTGGCTGAAAGTGTACGAAGTGCCCGAGGGTGGCAAGAACACCAAGGGCCGGCCCATTCAGAACCTGATTGAGATTCCCCGCGAAGATTCGGTGCGTTCCGTATTGAACGTGCGCGGTCTGCGCGACCCGGATTACCTCGACAATACCTTCCTGATGTTCTGCACCGAGCAGGGCACCGTGAAGAAAACCCCGCTGGAGGCCTATTCGCGCCCCCGTACTGCCGGTATCAACGCCATTACCATCAACGAAGGCGACCGGCTGCTCGACGTGCAGCTGCTCAACGGCAACTCGGAAGTCGTGCTGGCGTTGCGCTCTGGCCGGGCCGTGCGTTTCCCCGACGAGAAAGTACGCTCCATGGGCCGCACTGCTGCCGGGGTACGTGGTATCACGCTCTCGGAAGAAATGGCCGATGACCGGGTAGTAGGCATGGTATGTCTCGATAAGGATAGCCAGGATGAACTGCTGGTAGTTTCGGAAAACGGCTACGGCAAGCGTAGTCCGCTGGAGGAATACCGCATCACCAACCGTGGTGGCAAAGGCGTGCGCGCCATGAAGCTAACCGATAAAACCGGCCAGCTGGTGACCATCAAAACGGTAAACGACACCGATGATCTGATGATCATCAACAAATCGGGCATTACCATCCGTTTGCGCATGAGTGAGCTACGCAGCATCGGGCGGGCCACCCAGGGCGTACGGCTGCTGAAAATCAGTTCCGGCGACGAAATTTCCTCCGTTGCCAAGGTGGCAGCCGAGGAAAAGGAAATCGAACTGGAAACCGATGGGACCGAGGCTGTAACGCTGAACGGCAGTCCGGACGAGGAAGGGCCAGTCAGCCTCCCGGATACGGACCTCACGGACCTGACCGATCCTGAATCCATCAGCGCTAATTAA
- the parS gene encoding type II RES/Xre toxin-antitoxin system antitoxin, with protein sequence MTVVRKTSVANMVDLMGGPTVIPQLVRNEMDLLAVAIKGISVQAVRALQQHLGFSNKEMSVVLGVSESTLARREQTRKPLTLDEGEKAIQLSAVLAKGMEVFEDEEDLHFWLNSPIPALGGQKPKHLLHSVIGRDQVHDVLGRIQHGHFS encoded by the coding sequence ATGACAGTCGTTCGTAAAACCTCGGTGGCCAATATGGTGGACTTGATGGGCGGGCCAACCGTAATTCCTCAGCTGGTACGCAATGAGATGGACCTTCTGGCCGTGGCTATCAAAGGCATTTCGGTGCAGGCAGTGCGGGCCTTACAACAGCACCTGGGCTTTTCCAACAAAGAAATGAGCGTGGTGTTAGGCGTTTCGGAAAGCACCCTGGCACGGCGTGAACAGACCCGTAAGCCCCTGACGCTCGACGAAGGCGAGAAGGCCATTCAGCTCTCAGCCGTGCTGGCGAAGGGCATGGAGGTGTTCGAAGACGAGGAAGACCTGCATTTCTGGCTTAACTCGCCCATTCCGGCCCTGGGCGGGCAGAAGCCCAAGCATCTGCTTCATTCGGTTATCGGCCGCGACCAAGTGCACGATGTGCTGGGCCGTATTCAGCACGGGCATTTTTCCTGA
- a CDS encoding DUF3575 domain-containing protein, whose amino-acid sequence MHYRMSGLLALLSLPTFIASAQTVEPIRIPRPVKQVFKIGLRAFDQPDIALSYEKRLSARWSLSGTLGYFPQHYSSYGLWYTTAAGQQQPTVVRGVNRYYNVDVQARYYFRRRTVGQPLTGWYAALVAHGSHIRTRQEHESTPTTAAYVTHAASTRIQPQLQLGRQWALGSRLVLDTFVGTEILRRATSRNTRNRYQPLNRGAGLQLGIRL is encoded by the coding sequence ATGCACTACCGAATGAGCGGCCTACTGGCCTTGCTTTCTCTACCTACATTCATTGCTTCAGCTCAGACGGTTGAGCCCATCCGTATTCCGCGCCCGGTCAAGCAGGTTTTTAAAATCGGGCTGCGCGCATTTGACCAGCCCGATATAGCCCTTAGTTATGAAAAGCGGCTATCTGCCCGCTGGAGCCTGAGCGGCACATTGGGCTATTTTCCCCAGCATTATTCTTCCTATGGGTTGTGGTACACAACCGCGGCCGGGCAGCAGCAGCCAACCGTTGTACGGGGGGTAAACAGGTACTATAACGTCGATGTGCAGGCCCGGTACTATTTCCGGCGGCGTACAGTTGGCCAGCCCCTGACGGGTTGGTATGCTGCCCTGGTGGCACATGGTTCCCACATCCGTACCCGGCAGGAGCATGAGTCCACGCCGACCACAGCGGCCTACGTCACGCATGCTGCCAGTACCCGCATACAGCCCCAGCTTCAACTGGGCCGCCAATGGGCCCTGGGCTCACGGCTGGTGCTGGATACATTTGTGGGAACGGAAATTTTGCGGCGGGCCACTTCCCGCAATACCCGCAACCGGTATCAGCCCCTCAACCGAGGAGCAGGCCTGCAACTGGGTATACGGTTGTGA
- a CDS encoding lipid-A-disaccharide synthase N-terminal domain-containing protein, with product MTSQTVALGIGLVSQLLFSSRIVLQWIQSERAKRVLVPTLFWQISLVSSFLMIVYGILRHDPVILGAQVISYAIYIRNLQLLKEWGKLSPWFRAGAYAFPVAMLAWFVAGNQHFSLRAMLGSRIPAGLLALGAVGQVIFLLRFVYQWIYSERKGESTLPLSFWVISFVGSVLILVYAFLRWDAVLIIGNVFGTVVYARNIVLLRREQRRTAPGAISTE from the coding sequence ATGACGTCGCAAACCGTGGCCCTGGGCATTGGGCTGGTGTCGCAGCTGCTGTTTTCCAGCCGCATTGTGCTGCAATGGATTCAGAGCGAGCGGGCCAAACGCGTGCTGGTGCCTACTTTGTTCTGGCAGATCAGTCTGGTATCCTCGTTTCTGATGATTGTGTACGGCATTCTGCGCCACGACCCCGTGATTCTGGGCGCGCAGGTGATCAGCTACGCCATCTACATCCGCAACCTGCAGCTGCTGAAGGAGTGGGGCAAGCTGAGTCCGTGGTTCCGGGCCGGGGCCTACGCCTTTCCGGTGGCTATGCTGGCCTGGTTTGTGGCCGGCAACCAGCACTTCAGCCTGCGGGCCATGCTGGGCAGCCGCATTCCGGCCGGGTTGCTGGCCCTGGGGGCCGTGGGCCAGGTGATTTTCCTGCTGCGCTTCGTGTACCAGTGGATTTACTCCGAGCGCAAAGGCGAATCCACGCTGCCGCTCAGCTTCTGGGTAATCAGTTTCGTGGGCTCGGTGCTGATTCTGGTGTATGCCTTCCTGCGTTGGGATGCAGTGCTCATCATCGGCAACGTGTTCGGCACAGTGGTGTACGCCCGCAACATCGTGCTGCTGCGCCGGGAGCAGCGGCGTACCGCTCCGGGTGCCATATCAACGGAATAG